The DNA sequence GTCGGGTGTCTTCGGAGCTGCCGTAAACCAGTGGACTCATTTTAGCGCCATCGACGTGAAAGGTTTTGCCATGCTCCTCATCCCGCTTTTGACCCTGGCAGTTCTCCTTTCCATCGACACCTTAAAAACATGCGTGATCCTTGATGTCATGACCCACTCCCGCCACAATTCAAACAAGGAACTGATGGGTCAGGGGCTCGGCAACATCGCCTCATCTCTCATTGGAGGTATTCCGGGTTCGGGAACAATGGGCCCTACTTTAGTAAACATAGCAAGCGGGGGTCATACGCGATTATCCGGTGTTTTTGCCGGTGTTTTTGCCGGTTTGGTTCTCCTTCTCCTCGGGAAACTCATGGCATGGATTCCCCTGGCTGCCCTGGCCGGTGTCCTGATCGTTATCGCTGTGCGCATGCTCGACATGCAAAGTCTGCAATTGCTGAAACATAGATCCACTATTTTTGATTTCCTTGTGATTCTGGCAGTTGTAATCTCTGCTGTCAGCATGAGTCTGATCGTTGCTGCCGGCGTCGGGACAGCGCTGGCAATAGTTTTGTTTCTAAGGGAACAGATCCGTTCTTCCGTTATAAGACGAAAATTATTCGGCAATCAGAAGTTTTCCAAAAAACGGCGCATCACTGCCGAGCTTTCCATTCTTGAGTCCCACGGGAAAAACACAATCATCTGCGAGCTTCAGGGCCAACTGTTCTTTGGTACAACAGACCAGCTTTTGACGGAACTTGAATCGCATCTTGCCGAATGTTCCTTTGTTGTTCTGGACATGCGACGCGTTCAATCCCTCGACTTTACAGCCGCTAACATGCTGAAACAGATCCACAACCGCGTCAAAAAGAAAAAGGGTTATCTCGTTCTTTCTTCAATTCCTCTGAATCTCCCTACAGGACAGAATGTCAAGAAATATCTCGCAACACTTGGTTTTACTGAGACCGGTATGAATCTTAAAATATTTCCGGACCTGGATTCTGCCCTGGAATGGATTGAGGATGAGATCATCAACACATCATCCGGGGGCAGCAAAGACGCTCTTCATATTCTAAACTTGCCGGAATTCGAATTTTTCTCCGGTTTTCCTGCTGCGGCCATAGAAAAGCTCTCTGCCACCATGACAGAGAAATCATTTCAGGCAGGAGAGAAGATTTTCTCAATGGGGGACAAAAGCGATAAAATATATTTTATCCGTAAAGGTGCAGTAAAAATAGGTCTGCCATTGACCGGAGGAACGACTCACCACCTCCTGACCTTATCACGGGGAGATTTTTTTGGTGAGATGTCATTTCTC is a window from the Pseudomonadota bacterium genome containing:
- a CDS encoding SLC26A/SulP transporter family protein, whose translation is MIKRRRLSGRLTGDILGGLTAMLVALPSAIAFGIIIYSPLGSQYAGKAVVAGMIGAVALGLIAPLFGGTPRLITAPCAPAAAVLSVFVGQLVKSGDIPLEAIPFYVALVALLAGIIQFLAGSFGGGKFIKYIPYPVVAGYLSGVGILIFLGQLPKFLGLPKGINILQGVLQPVVWNGTSIFIGFVTIAAMLLAPRFLKHIPAAIVALLSGICAYFAMAILNPALLRLIDNPLIIGPILSSGSGVFGAAVNQWTHFSAIDVKGFAMLLIPLLTLAVLLSIDTLKTCVILDVMTHSRHNSNKELMGQGLGNIASSLIGGIPGSGTMGPTLVNIASGGHTRLSGVFAGVFAGLVLLLLGKLMAWIPLAALAGVLIVIAVRMLDMQSLQLLKHRSTIFDFLVILAVVISAVSMSLIVAAGVGTALAIVLFLREQIRSSVIRRKLFGNQKFSKKRRITAELSILESHGKNTIICELQGQLFFGTTDQLLTELESHLAECSFVVLDMRRVQSLDFTAANMLKQIHNRVKKKKGYLVLSSIPLNLPTGQNVKKYLATLGFTETGMNLKIFPDLDSALEWIEDEIINTSSGGSKDALHILNLPEFEFFSGFPAAAIEKLSATMTEKSFQAGEKIFSMGDKSDKIYFIRKGAVKIGLPLTGGTTHHLLTLSRGDFFGEMSFLDKGTRSAEAVAVDEVMLYILSRNQFEKIVEAHPEIAGIFFERLAYTISQRLRLTNIEMMALEES